In one window of Opitutus sp. GAS368 DNA:
- the gndA gene encoding NADP-dependent phosphogluconate dehydrogenase, whose translation MAKSHSDIGLIGLAVMGQNLALNIADHGFQISVYNRTTEKTDKFVAENPSTPGGVIGTKTLQEFVASLAKPRKAVILVQAGKPTDAVIDGLAALFEPGDIIIDGGNALWTDTIRREKALREKGLRFIGSGVSGGEEGARFGPSLMPGGEFAAWQELKPIWEAVAAKVDAKTGKPIPGAAPGKPVTGGVPCTTYIGENGAGHYVKMVHNGIEYGDMQMICEAYALMSGLLGLKPAEQAEIFAEWNHGALDSFLIEITADILQQKDPVTKKKAFVDVVLDTAGQKGTGKWTSTNALDMGVPAPTIAEAVFARCISAIKDERVAAAKILKGPGKKYRGSKKALVQAIHDALYCSKICSYAQGFQLMRTAQQEYGWKLNFGEIARIFRGGCIIRAAFLQKITEAYARKPDLANLLLDPYFNKTVKQAQVNWRKVVSLAAECGVPAPTFFSALAYYDSYRSARLPANLLQAQRDYFGAHTYERVDQPRGKFFHVDWPEPTRPQLGV comes from the coding sequence ATGGCCAAATCGCACTCTGACATCGGACTCATCGGCCTCGCCGTGATGGGCCAGAATCTCGCCCTCAACATCGCGGACCACGGCTTCCAGATTTCGGTCTACAACCGCACCACCGAGAAGACCGACAAGTTCGTCGCCGAAAACCCGAGCACCCCCGGCGGGGTCATCGGCACCAAAACCCTCCAGGAATTCGTCGCGTCGCTCGCCAAGCCGCGCAAGGCCGTCATCCTCGTCCAGGCGGGCAAGCCCACCGACGCGGTCATCGACGGGCTCGCCGCGCTGTTCGAACCGGGCGACATCATCATCGACGGCGGCAACGCCCTCTGGACCGACACCATCCGCCGCGAAAAGGCGCTGCGCGAAAAAGGCCTGCGCTTCATCGGCTCCGGCGTGTCCGGCGGCGAGGAAGGCGCGCGCTTCGGCCCGTCGCTCATGCCCGGCGGCGAGTTTGCCGCGTGGCAGGAACTGAAACCGATCTGGGAGGCCGTCGCCGCCAAGGTGGATGCCAAGACGGGCAAGCCGATCCCCGGCGCCGCCCCCGGCAAACCCGTCACCGGCGGCGTGCCCTGCACGACCTACATCGGGGAGAACGGCGCGGGCCACTACGTGAAGATGGTCCATAACGGCATCGAATATGGCGACATGCAGATGATCTGCGAAGCCTACGCGCTGATGTCCGGCCTCCTCGGTCTCAAGCCCGCCGAGCAGGCGGAAATCTTCGCCGAATGGAACCACGGTGCGCTCGACAGCTTCCTCATCGAGATCACGGCCGACATCCTCCAGCAGAAGGACCCGGTCACGAAGAAGAAGGCCTTTGTCGATGTCGTCCTCGACACCGCCGGCCAGAAGGGCACGGGCAAGTGGACCTCGACCAACGCGCTCGACATGGGCGTCCCCGCCCCGACGATCGCCGAGGCGGTGTTCGCCCGCTGCATCTCCGCCATCAAGGACGAGCGTGTCGCCGCCGCGAAGATCCTCAAGGGCCCGGGCAAGAAATACCGCGGCTCGAAGAAGGCCCTCGTGCAAGCCATCCACGACGCGCTCTACTGCTCGAAGATCTGCTCCTACGCGCAGGGCTTCCAGCTCATGCGCACCGCCCAGCAGGAATACGGCTGGAAGCTCAACTTCGGCGAGATCGCCCGGATCTTCCGCGGCGGCTGCATCATCCGCGCCGCCTTCCTCCAGAAAATCACCGAGGCCTACGCGCGGAAGCCCGATCTCGCGAACCTCTTGCTCGACCCGTATTTCAACAAGACCGTGAAGCAGGCGCAGGTCAACTGGCGCAAGGTCGTGTCGCTCGCCGCCGAGTGCGGCGTGCCGGCCCCGACGTTCTTCTCGGCCCTCGCCTACTACGACAGCTACCGCTCGGCCCGGCTGCCGGCCAATCTCCTCCAGGCGCAGCGCGACTACTTCGGCGCCCATACCTACGAGCGCGTCGACCAGCCGCGCGGCAAGTTCTTCCACGTCGACTGGCCCGAGCCGACTCGGCCCCAGCTCGGCGTGTGA
- the dnaN gene encoding DNA polymerase III subunit beta — MKFKINRDHFSNGLAQVLNVVGSKAAMPILSNVLIEAEKDHISLTTTNLDLGIRCKIKAEVKEGGSVTLPVKRLATIVRELPNVDVAFDSSASHQVKIASGGSNFRIMGLGAEEFPKLPDSGDDKAFTLEQGELATMLSNVSYAQSTDETRYILNGVYFNFKDGKLALVATDGRRLALVSKEMAVSSANTGAIILPAKTVAELLRLLGKGEKLKIAFNERRAAFQIDTGKDSSGLTDSIFLFSKVVEGNYPNYQQVIPKETHQRIKLERELFLQCVHRAALVTSEKSNSVKIKLTANLLEITASSPDFGESHESMAISYSGPDLQVAFNPQFVMDPLRALTKDEVFFELKDEVSPGVFKTLESFVCVIMPVRLS, encoded by the coding sequence ATGAAATTCAAGATCAACCGCGACCACTTTAGCAACGGCCTGGCCCAGGTCCTCAACGTTGTGGGCTCCAAGGCCGCCATGCCGATCCTGAGCAATGTGCTGATCGAGGCGGAGAAGGACCACATTTCCCTGACCACCACCAACCTTGACCTCGGCATCCGGTGCAAGATCAAGGCCGAGGTGAAGGAAGGCGGCTCCGTCACGCTGCCGGTCAAGCGCCTGGCCACCATCGTGCGCGAACTGCCGAACGTCGACGTCGCCTTCGATTCCAGCGCCAGCCACCAGGTCAAGATCGCCTCGGGCGGTTCCAACTTCCGCATCATGGGCCTCGGGGCCGAGGAATTCCCGAAGCTGCCGGATTCCGGCGACGACAAGGCCTTCACGCTCGAACAGGGCGAACTCGCCACGATGCTGAGCAACGTCTCCTACGCGCAGTCCACCGACGAGACCCGCTACATTCTCAACGGCGTGTATTTCAACTTCAAGGACGGCAAGCTGGCGCTCGTCGCCACCGACGGCCGCCGCCTCGCGCTCGTCAGCAAGGAAATGGCGGTTTCCTCCGCCAACACCGGCGCCATCATCCTGCCAGCCAAAACCGTCGCCGAGCTGCTCCGCCTGCTCGGCAAGGGCGAGAAGCTCAAGATTGCCTTCAACGAGCGCCGCGCGGCGTTCCAGATCGACACGGGCAAGGACAGCAGCGGGCTGACCGACAGCATTTTCCTCTTCTCCAAGGTCGTCGAGGGGAACTACCCGAACTATCAGCAGGTCATCCCGAAGGAGACCCACCAGCGCATCAAGCTCGAGCGGGAGCTCTTCCTGCAGTGCGTGCACCGCGCGGCCCTGGTCACCTCCGAAAAATCCAACTCCGTCAAAATCAAGCTCACCGCCAACCTGCTGGAGATCACCGCGTCGTCGCCCGATTTCGGCGAGTCGCATGAATCGATGGCCATTTCCTACAGCGGCCCCGACCTCCAGGTGGCGTTCAACCCCCAGTTTGTCATGGACCCGCTCCGCGCCCTCACCAAGGACGAGGTGTTCTTCGAGCTGAAGGACGAGGTCAGCCCCGGCGTCTTCAAGACGCTGGAAAGCTTCGTGTGCGTCATCATGCCCGTGCGGCTGAGCTGA
- a CDS encoding SxtJ family membrane protein, protein MSLIRINHRPAARHLLVFALAWGIFAGAAGWVQWSRGRAGLAYGCWTLAGLVPVVGAFWREGLRRLYIGLSYATYPIGWAVSSVALGVIYYVVLTPLGLILRVCGHDPLQRRPAASYWHKRPAPRDAASYFRQH, encoded by the coding sequence ATGTCCCTCATCCGCATCAACCACCGCCCCGCCGCCCGCCACTTGCTGGTGTTTGCCCTGGCTTGGGGGATTTTTGCCGGAGCAGCCGGCTGGGTGCAGTGGTCCAGGGGTCGCGCGGGCCTCGCCTATGGCTGCTGGACACTCGCGGGGCTGGTGCCGGTGGTCGGCGCCTTCTGGCGCGAGGGGCTGCGGCGGCTTTACATCGGGCTCAGTTACGCCACCTATCCGATCGGCTGGGCGGTTTCCTCCGTGGCCCTGGGCGTGATTTACTATGTCGTCTTGACTCCGCTGGGGTTGATCCTTCGGGTTTGCGGCCACGATCCGCTGCAGCGCCGCCCCGCCGCCAGCTACTGGCACAAGCGGCCGGCGCCCCGCGACGCGGCAAGTTATTTCCGCCAGCACTGA
- a CDS encoding alpha-amylase family glycosyl hydrolase, with protein sequence MRLPLVRLLFTTSLLLLAGQIRSQPAVSVPRLTHPGAGQTIYLLMPDRFANGSKDNDTGHLPGGPEDTGFDPTRIGYYHGGDFLGATQKLDYIQGLGTTVVWTTPPFKNNPVQSGSAGYHGYWATDFLNLDPHLGTNEEYREFLRQAHARGLRVYLDIVVNHTADIIKYRGDKYTYIDKATAPYRGADGTPFDERAVAYNGLNDPTAFPKLSAGRSFPYVPVVPPGKEHSKNPAWLNDVTLYHNRGNSTFQGESASLGDFVGLDDLFTEHPRVVQGFIDVFSQWVERGVDGFRIDTMRHVNTAFWQAFNPAIRAKARALGRPDFLQFGEVMNGVGDVAYLSEFSTGSIPADATTDFAFAGAMRKFVSQAGTAAALEDFFQHDDYYTDHDSNVHTSVTLLGNYDIGRWGYFLLQDNPGASRDELADLVRLGHGLLYLSRGMPVLHYGDEQGMVGKGGNDMQAREDMFASQAPDFKNATLLATTRTGADDKFDPDHPFYRFFARLGQLRKAHAALRTGAMILRPTAEPGLFAFSRIDRGEKVEYLAAFNNSRSATLTAAIPTSQPAGARLAPLFDSRPPEAAGNEPLTADANGAVRVTLAPLQFALWRAESPLPVPAAAPRIALVAPVEGAVLGIGSREIDGLLFPTRREIRAEVSGGDGVAEVTFVLTRASRPGQFELLGTDDAAPYRVFWTPPADLAPGEKLEFIATVNDLRGHIAAAKVGGITVAPSKAQFGIAGAKSPRLTTLLPAEVSVVFGETLTLTAAADGSGDLEYQWLRNGEFIRGAAGATYTVPHASGFDATEYRVLVHNLAGTVVSGPVKVSLLPAAASGARIEHHPAYSSRFVAPRNVDVWLPPGYDAHAGERYPVIYMHDGQNLFDPATSYGGVPWSADQAMLRLMQAGKTRGAIIVGIWCTPARFAEYLPQKAVSPEQYAALVAEFKLQPFPPQGDAYLRFLVEELKPFIDHSYHTQPEREHTSTMGSSMGGLISAYAVCEYPDVFGGAGCVSTHWPLGDGVVIGWLAQHLPKPGAHRFYFDHGTETLDAGYEPYQRRVDTVMRAAGYTEGRDWITREFPGAEHSEKSWRQRVDLPLSFLLAP encoded by the coding sequence ATGCGCCTGCCTCTTGTCCGCCTTCTTTTTACCACGTCCCTTTTGCTGCTGGCCGGCCAGATCCGGTCCCAGCCCGCGGTCAGCGTGCCGCGCCTAACCCATCCGGGCGCCGGGCAGACCATCTATCTCCTCATGCCGGACCGGTTCGCCAACGGCAGCAAGGACAACGACACCGGCCATCTGCCGGGCGGGCCGGAGGACACGGGCTTCGACCCGACGCGGATCGGGTATTACCACGGCGGCGATTTTCTCGGCGCGACGCAGAAGCTCGACTACATCCAGGGGCTCGGCACGACGGTGGTCTGGACCACCCCGCCCTTCAAAAACAACCCGGTGCAGAGCGGCAGCGCCGGCTATCACGGTTACTGGGCGACCGATTTCCTCAACCTCGATCCCCACCTCGGCACGAACGAGGAATACCGTGAGTTCCTCCGCCAGGCCCACGCGCGCGGCCTGCGCGTCTATCTGGACATCGTCGTCAACCACACGGCTGACATCATCAAATACCGGGGCGACAAATACACTTACATCGACAAGGCCACGGCCCCCTATCGCGGCGCCGATGGCACGCCCTTCGACGAGCGCGCCGTCGCCTACAACGGCCTCAACGACCCCACAGCCTTCCCGAAGCTCTCCGCCGGGCGCAGTTTCCCCTACGTGCCCGTCGTCCCGCCCGGCAAGGAGCACAGCAAGAACCCCGCGTGGCTCAACGACGTCACGCTCTACCACAACCGCGGCAACAGCACCTTCCAGGGCGAAAGCGCCAGCCTCGGGGATTTTGTCGGCCTCGACGACCTCTTCACGGAGCATCCGCGCGTCGTGCAGGGCTTCATCGATGTCTTCAGCCAATGGGTCGAACGGGGCGTCGATGGTTTCCGCATCGACACGATGCGCCACGTGAACACCGCGTTCTGGCAGGCCTTCAATCCCGCCATCCGCGCCAAGGCCCGCGCGCTCGGCCGACCGGACTTCTTGCAGTTCGGCGAGGTGATGAATGGGGTCGGCGACGTCGCCTACCTCAGCGAGTTTTCCACCGGCTCGATCCCCGCCGATGCCACGACCGATTTCGCCTTCGCCGGCGCCATGCGGAAGTTCGTCTCCCAGGCCGGCACCGCCGCCGCGCTCGAGGACTTCTTCCAGCACGACGACTACTACACCGACCACGACAGCAACGTGCACACAAGCGTGACCCTGCTCGGCAATTACGACATCGGCCGCTGGGGCTACTTCCTCCTCCAGGACAACCCCGGCGCCTCCCGCGACGAACTTGCCGACCTCGTGCGCCTCGGCCACGGCCTGCTGTATCTCTCGCGCGGCATGCCTGTGCTGCACTACGGCGACGAACAGGGCATGGTCGGCAAGGGCGGCAACGACATGCAGGCCCGCGAAGACATGTTCGCCTCGCAGGCACCCGACTTCAAGAACGCCACGCTCCTCGCCACCACACGCACCGGCGCCGATGACAAATTCGACCCGGACCACCCGTTTTACCGCTTCTTCGCCCGGCTCGGCCAGCTCCGCAAGGCCCACGCCGCACTCCGCACCGGCGCGATGATCCTGCGACCGACCGCCGAGCCCGGCCTCTTCGCCTTCTCGCGCATCGATCGCGGTGAAAAGGTCGAATACCTCGCCGCCTTCAACAACTCCCGCTCCGCCACGCTCACCGCGGCCATCCCCACCAGCCAGCCGGCCGGAGCCAGGCTCGCTCCACTCTTTGACTCGCGGCCGCCCGAGGCCGCGGGCAACGAGCCGCTCACCGCCGACGCGAACGGCGCCGTGCGCGTCACGCTCGCGCCGCTGCAGTTCGCGCTCTGGCGGGCCGAATCTCCGCTGCCCGTGCCGGCGGCCGCCCCGCGGATCGCCCTCGTCGCGCCGGTCGAAGGCGCGGTGCTCGGCATCGGCTCGCGCGAGATCGACGGCCTTTTGTTCCCGACCCGCCGTGAGATCCGCGCGGAGGTTTCCGGCGGCGACGGCGTGGCCGAGGTCACGTTCGTGCTGACCCGCGCCTCGCGGCCCGGGCAGTTCGAACTCCTCGGCACCGATGACGCGGCGCCGTATCGCGTCTTCTGGACGCCGCCCGCCGACCTCGCGCCCGGCGAGAAACTTGAGTTCATCGCCACGGTGAACGACCTCCGCGGCCATATCGCCGCCGCGAAGGTCGGCGGCATCACCGTCGCGCCCAGCAAGGCCCAGTTCGGCATTGCCGGTGCGAAATCGCCGCGCCTCACCACCCTGCTGCCCGCCGAGGTTTCGGTGGTGTTTGGCGAAACGCTCACCCTGACCGCCGCGGCCGATGGCTCCGGCGACCTCGAATACCAATGGCTGCGCAACGGCGAATTCATCCGCGGGGCCGCGGGCGCAACCTACACCGTGCCCCACGCCAGCGGCTTCGACGCCACCGAGTATCGTGTCCTGGTGCACAACCTCGCCGGCACCGTGGTGAGCGGCCCGGTGAAGGTCTCGCTGCTGCCGGCGGCGGCCTCGGGTGCGCGGATCGAACACCACCCGGCGTATTCCTCGCGCTTCGTGGCTCCGCGCAATGTCGACGTCTGGCTGCCCCCGGGCTACGACGCCCATGCCGGCGAACGCTACCCCGTCATCTACATGCACGACGGGCAGAATCTCTTCGACCCGGCGACGAGCTACGGCGGTGTGCCGTGGTCGGCCGACCAGGCCATGCTGCGGCTCATGCAGGCCGGCAAGACGCGCGGCGCGATCATCGTCGGCATCTGGTGCACGCCGGCCCGCTTCGCCGAATACCTGCCGCAAAAGGCCGTGTCACCGGAGCAATACGCTGCCTTGGTCGCAGAGTTCAAACTCCAACCCTTTCCCCCGCAGGGCGACGCCTACCTGCGGTTCCTGGTCGAGGAATTGAAACCCTTCATCGACCATTCCTACCACACCCAGCCGGAGCGCGAGCACACCTCCACCATGGGCTCGAGCATGGGCGGGCTCATCTCCGCCTACGCCGTCTGTGAATATCCCGACGTGTTCGGTGGCGCAGGCTGTGTGTCCACGCACTGGCCGCTCGGTGACGGCGTGGTCATCGGCTGGCTGGCGCAGCACCTGCCGAAACCCGGGGCGCACCGGTTCTATTTCGACCACGGCACGGAGACGCTCGACGCCGGCTACGAACCCTATCAGCGGCGGGTCGACACTGTCATGCGCGCCGCCGGCTACACCGAGGGCCGCGACTGGATCACACGGGAATTCCCCGGTGCGGAGCATTCGGAAAAATCCTGGCGCCAGCGCGTGGACCTCCCGCTGTCCTTCCTGCTCGCCCCCTGA
- a CDS encoding carbamoyltransferase — MTAILGISAFYHDSAAALVVDGRIIAAAQEERFTRRKHDPGFPRHAVDHCLRTAGLTPARLDHVVYYEKPLLKFERLLETYLAVAPAGRRSFFHAAPLWVHEKLQLTRVLNEGLSGEYRRPYVFTEHHEAHAASAFFPSPFEEAAILTVDGVGEWATASLGAGRGNRIELTHELRFPHSLGLLYSAFTYFCGFKVNSGEYKLMGLAPYGTPRFAGLILEKLVELRPDGSFRLALGYFDYCAGLTMTSPAFDRLFGGPPRRPEAPLTARELDLAASIQQVTETILLRMVRHLHGQTGLKNLCLAGGVALNCVGNGRLLREGPFERIWIQPAAGDAGGALGAALFVWHQLLENPRHPAAPDGQAGSLLGPEFTPAEIETELAARGAVYRRAADEITLCEETARLIAAGKVVGWVQGRMEYGPRALGGRSILGDARNSDMQSTMNRKIKFRESFRPFAPIVLAEHAAEYFDLPAGAESPYMLVVAPVSAGHRRPAAENAAAGIARVREIRSDIPAVTHVDYSARVQTVDEARNPRLHRLLQTFHRQTGCPVMINTSFNVRSEPIVCTPADAYRCFMATDMDVLVLGEFILMKEAQPAGNRLDPQAHLDQFEID; from the coding sequence ATGACTGCGATCCTCGGCATCTCCGCCTTTTATCACGACTCGGCCGCCGCGCTGGTGGTCGACGGCCGGATCATCGCGGCGGCGCAGGAGGAGCGGTTCACGCGGCGCAAGCACGACCCGGGTTTTCCGCGGCACGCGGTCGACCACTGCCTGCGCACGGCAGGACTGACGCCGGCCCGGCTGGACCACGTGGTGTATTACGAGAAGCCGTTGCTGAAGTTCGAGCGGTTGCTCGAGACCTACCTCGCGGTGGCGCCGGCGGGCCGGCGGTCCTTCTTCCACGCCGCCCCGCTGTGGGTGCATGAAAAACTCCAGCTGACGCGCGTGCTGAACGAGGGCCTGAGCGGCGAATACCGCCGACCGTATGTTTTCACCGAGCACCACGAGGCGCACGCCGCGAGCGCCTTTTTCCCCTCGCCCTTCGAGGAGGCGGCCATCCTGACGGTGGATGGCGTCGGCGAATGGGCGACAGCCAGTCTGGGCGCCGGGCGCGGCAACCGGATCGAGCTGACGCACGAGCTGCGTTTCCCCCACTCGCTCGGCCTGCTCTATTCCGCGTTCACCTATTTCTGCGGCTTCAAGGTCAACAGCGGCGAATACAAGCTGATGGGCCTGGCGCCCTACGGCACGCCGCGCTTCGCCGGCCTCATCCTGGAAAAGCTGGTCGAGCTGCGGCCGGACGGCTCGTTCCGGCTGGCGCTCGGATATTTCGACTATTGCGCCGGACTGACGATGACGTCGCCGGCGTTCGACCGATTGTTCGGCGGCCCGCCGCGCCGGCCCGAGGCGCCGCTCACGGCCCGCGAGCTGGACCTGGCGGCCTCCATCCAGCAGGTGACGGAGACCATCCTGCTGCGCATGGTGCGGCACCTGCACGGGCAAACCGGATTGAAAAACCTCTGTCTGGCCGGCGGCGTGGCCCTGAATTGCGTCGGCAACGGCCGGTTGCTCCGCGAAGGGCCGTTCGAGCGCATCTGGATCCAGCCGGCGGCGGGTGACGCCGGCGGCGCACTGGGCGCGGCGCTGTTTGTCTGGCACCAGCTCCTGGAAAATCCGCGCCACCCCGCGGCGCCGGACGGCCAGGCCGGTTCGTTGCTCGGGCCGGAGTTTACCCCGGCGGAAATCGAGACGGAACTGGCCGCGCGCGGCGCCGTTTACAGGCGCGCGGCGGATGAAATCACCCTTTGCGAAGAGACGGCACGGCTCATCGCGGCCGGCAAGGTGGTCGGCTGGGTGCAGGGCCGGATGGAATACGGCCCGCGGGCGCTGGGCGGGCGCAGCATCCTGGGCGATGCGCGCAATTCGGACATGCAGTCCACGATGAACCGCAAGATCAAGTTCCGGGAATCGTTCCGGCCGTTCGCCCCGATCGTGCTGGCGGAGCACGCCGCGGAATATTTCGACCTGCCCGCCGGCGCGGAAAGCCCTTACATGCTGGTGGTGGCGCCGGTATCAGCCGGCCACCGTCGGCCCGCGGCGGAAAACGCGGCCGCCGGAATCGCCCGCGTGCGCGAAATCCGCTCGGACATCCCCGCGGTCACACACGTCGACTACAGTGCGCGGGTGCAGACGGTCGACGAGGCCCGCAATCCGCGGCTGCACCGGTTGCTGCAGACGTTCCACCGACAGACGGGTTGCCCGGTGATGATCAACACCAGCTTCAACGTGCGCAGCGAGCCCATCGTCTGCACGCCGGCGGATGCCTACCGGTGCTTCATGGCGACGGATATGGACGTGCTCGTCCTCGGCGAATTCATCCTGATGAAAGAGGCGCAGCCGGCGGGCAACCGGCTCGATCCCCAGGCGCACCTCGATCAATTCGAAATCGACTGA
- a CDS encoding tetratricopeptide repeat protein — protein sequence MSATPPSATSRLAPARLWIHRALAAIGLPVLLVLGLEGGLRLAGFGRPAGFLIPDEQPGFYRTNPDFVSLFMPGGFDLRPLNFRVAARKPPNTVRIVVLGESAAQGIPAPAFGFAPQLRAQLRARYPDKRIEVLNTGIVAINSHVVYRIARDLAAFSPDLFVVYLGNNEVVGPYGPGCAYLAEMPPLWVIRLSTLVRATRTGQLLGRVLAAFSRREARPEEWGGMSMFVDRAVAGDDPRLAGAYRNFETNLRDIVRVADTAGAKTLLCTVVANLKDCPPLLSLHRAGLTEAELAAWQQAFDRGRLAWRLGDAAAARTDLEEARRIDPQYADTLFMLGSLELAAGDPALARARLLEALHWDALRFRPDARINEIIREVAGAGGPVQLLDAAKLLGSDAASPAPPAGRELLFEHVHFDWAGNFQLAWAMAQGAEALLFGRSSGAPAWLDSDSVAAALAYTPHERFSMLQHIATITQHPPFTNQLTYPEDMARLARDLNRAQAEAATAESRRLAKTLVQAATAADPENADLAKIEETVDEELGDPDGALAQAQRARRLQPANATQAADEAIKLSRLGRYDEAEKLLRQTALTCAPRDLTLMAPAFADLFTRTKRYADGRRYFDEAIARRPRDNSLRMLSGRLAGLAGEAAAAEQAYRAVLADEPGNQPALEALVGLLTETGRSAAVEEATFAAAGAQSRNQANNLRAAIISENRGDEVQAIRFLRAAERSGPVTSAVELHLTRKLLTRGQAMEALAHLAEARRISWYEGDAAATESIGQLIDQLRPAGLNR from the coding sequence GTGAGTGCCACCCCGCCCTCAGCCACCAGCAGGCTCGCGCCCGCCCGCCTCTGGATTCATCGCGCCCTGGCTGCGATTGGATTGCCCGTGCTGCTGGTGCTCGGGCTCGAGGGCGGCCTGCGACTGGCGGGCTTCGGCCGCCCCGCCGGTTTTCTCATTCCGGACGAGCAGCCGGGGTTTTACCGGACGAATCCGGATTTCGTCAGCCTGTTCATGCCGGGTGGCTTTGACCTGCGGCCGCTGAATTTCCGTGTCGCAGCCCGCAAGCCGCCCAACACCGTGCGGATCGTGGTGCTGGGCGAGTCGGCGGCGCAGGGCATCCCCGCGCCGGCCTTCGGCTTCGCGCCGCAGCTCCGGGCGCAGCTGCGTGCGCGCTATCCAGACAAGCGCATCGAGGTGCTGAACACCGGCATTGTCGCGATCAACTCGCACGTTGTCTACCGGATCGCCCGCGACCTGGCGGCGTTCTCGCCGGATCTCTTCGTGGTTTATCTGGGCAACAACGAGGTGGTGGGGCCCTACGGCCCCGGCTGCGCCTACCTGGCGGAAATGCCGCCGCTTTGGGTGATCCGCCTCAGCACGTTGGTGCGCGCCACCCGCACCGGCCAGCTGCTGGGCCGCGTGCTGGCGGCGTTCTCCCGGCGTGAGGCCCGACCGGAGGAATGGGGCGGCATGAGCATGTTTGTCGACCGGGCGGTCGCGGGCGACGATCCTCGCCTGGCGGGGGCCTACCGGAACTTCGAGACCAACCTGCGCGACATCGTGCGGGTGGCGGACACCGCCGGGGCGAAGACGCTGCTGTGCACCGTCGTGGCCAACCTCAAGGACTGTCCGCCCCTGCTTTCACTCCACCGTGCCGGGCTTACGGAAGCGGAGCTGGCGGCCTGGCAGCAGGCCTTTGACCGCGGCCGGCTGGCGTGGCGGCTCGGCGATGCGGCGGCGGCCCGGACCGACCTGGAGGAAGCGCGGCGCATCGACCCGCAATATGCCGACACGCTTTTCATGCTGGGCTCGCTGGAGCTGGCGGCCGGCGATCCGGCGCTGGCGCGCGCACGATTGCTCGAGGCGCTGCATTGGGACGCCCTGCGCTTCCGGCCGGATGCCCGCATCAACGAGATCATCCGGGAGGTCGCTGGCGCCGGCGGACCGGTGCAACTGCTGGATGCAGCAAAGTTGCTGGGATCCGACGCCGCATCTCCGGCGCCGCCCGCCGGCCGTGAACTCCTGTTCGAACATGTGCACTTCGACTGGGCGGGAAATTTTCAGCTGGCGTGGGCCATGGCCCAAGGGGCGGAGGCGCTGCTGTTCGGTCGGTCATCCGGTGCGCCGGCCTGGCTCGACTCCGACTCTGTCGCCGCGGCCCTCGCCTACACGCCCCACGAGCGGTTTTCGATGCTGCAACACATTGCCACCATCACCCAGCACCCGCCGTTCACAAACCAGCTGACCTATCCCGAGGACATGGCGCGGCTGGCCCGCGATCTCAACCGGGCGCAGGCGGAGGCCGCCACGGCGGAAAGCCGGCGTTTGGCCAAGACCCTGGTGCAGGCGGCGACAGCGGCCGACCCGGAGAATGCGGACTTGGCGAAAATCGAGGAGACGGTGGATGAGGAACTGGGCGACCCTGACGGGGCCTTGGCTCAGGCGCAACGCGCCCGAAGACTGCAGCCCGCAAACGCCACGCAGGCCGCCGATGAAGCCATCAAGCTCTCCCGGCTGGGACGCTATGACGAGGCGGAGAAGTTGCTGCGGCAGACCGCACTCACGTGCGCGCCCCGGGATCTCACGCTCATGGCGCCCGCTTTCGCCGATCTCTTCACCCGGACCAAGCGCTACGCGGACGGCCGCCGCTACTTTGACGAGGCGATCGCCCGGCGGCCGAGGGACAACAGCCTGCGGATGTTATCCGGCCGGCTGGCCGGGCTGGCGGGTGAGGCCGCGGCCGCGGAACAGGCCTACCGGGCGGTCCTGGCGGATGAACCCGGAAACCAGCCGGCTCTCGAAGCCTTGGTCGGGCTGCTGACAGAAACGGGACGAAGCGCGGCCGTGGAGGAAGCGACGTTCGCCGCCGCGGGAGCGCAGTCCCGGAATCAAGCCAACAACCTGCGCGCGGCCATCATCAGCGAGAACCGCGGAGACGAAGTACAAGCCATCCGGTTCCTGCGGGCCGCGGAGCGCAGCGGCCCGGTGACCTCGGCGGTTGAGCTGCACCTGACCCGGAAACTCCTGACCCGCGGCCAGGCGATGGAAGCGCTGGCGCACCTCGCCGAGGCCCGGCGGATCTCCTGGTATGAGGGTGATGCCGCGGCGACGGAGTCCATCGGGCAGCTGATCGACCAACTGCGGCCCGCCGGGCTGAACCGATGA
- a CDS encoding DUF5989 family protein — MDQSPKNEFQQQAAGKQRGFFGQFLDFARHNKKWWLTPILILLLLASLLILLGGSGVAPFIYTLF, encoded by the coding sequence ATGGACCAAAGCCCCAAGAACGAATTCCAGCAGCAGGCGGCCGGCAAACAGCGCGGATTTTTCGGGCAGTTCCTCGATTTTGCCCGGCACAACAAGAAGTGGTGGCTGACGCCGATCCTGATCCTGCTGTTGCTCGCCAGCCTCCTGATCCTCTTGGGCGGCAGCGGCGTGGCGCCGTTCATCTATACGCTCTTCTGA